The proteins below are encoded in one region of Thioalkalivibrio sp. K90mix:
- a CDS encoding c-type cytochrome has translation MANQPIKMDTGNKVLMFIASVALLATVIYLLIQLANFMGGLQLGEPSEAERDRIVERIQPIGRVASGPVDMEEETADLSPGDIYSNVCAACHDTGASDAPIKGDSDAWAARLDERSLDEVFDNSINGIGAMPARGGDSSLSDEEVKLVVVYMLDEAGIDHGWEPEDANGDENGNGDENGNGEAVTEDDDAAVEDDEALEGIALDTGDVSRGESLYSTCIACHGAQGQGSPAFPKIAGQTAEYTADKLVRYRAGETVGDRTALMAPNAARLSDQDIADLAVYVATFED, from the coding sequence CCGGTAACAAGGTGTTGATGTTCATCGCATCCGTGGCGCTGCTCGCCACTGTGATCTACCTGTTGATCCAGTTGGCGAACTTCATGGGAGGGCTCCAGCTAGGCGAGCCCAGTGAGGCCGAGCGCGATCGGATCGTCGAACGCATCCAGCCGATCGGTCGCGTGGCCTCCGGTCCGGTCGATATGGAGGAAGAGACCGCCGACCTGAGTCCGGGTGACATCTACAGCAATGTCTGTGCGGCCTGTCACGACACCGGGGCCTCCGATGCCCCGATCAAGGGCGACTCCGACGCCTGGGCCGCCCGCCTCGACGAGCGCAGCCTGGACGAGGTGTTCGACAACTCCATCAACGGCATAGGTGCGATGCCGGCTCGCGGCGGTGATTCCAGCCTGAGTGACGAGGAAGTGAAGCTGGTGGTGGTCTACATGCTGGACGAAGCCGGTATTGATCACGGCTGGGAGCCCGAAGACGCCAACGGCGATGAGAACGGCAATGGTGACGAAAACGGTAACGGCGAGGCCGTGACCGAAGATGACGATGCCGCTGTCGAGGACGACGAAGCACTGGAAGGGATTGCCCTGGATACCGGTGACGTGAGTCGTGGCGAGTCCCTGTACAGCACCTGCATCGCTTGCCATGGTGCCCAGGGTCAGGGTTCCCCCGCGTTCCCGAAGATTGCCGGCCAGACCGCCGAGTACACCGCCGACAAGCTCGTGCGCTACCGTGCCGGCGAGACCGTGGGTGACCGCACGGCCCTGATGGCGCCGAATGCGGCCCGCCTGTCGGACCAGGACATTGCCGACCTGGCGGTGTACGTCGCGACCTTCGAAGACTGA
- a CDS encoding YifB family Mg chelatase-like AAA ATPase — translation MPIAISHARAVAGIQAPLVTIETHLANGLPSFQIVGLPEAAVRESRDRVRAAIQTSGFDFPRRRITVNLAPADLPKDGGRFDLGIALGILAASQQIPGSALEGREFLGELGLDGTLRPVGGTLAAALAAANEARELIVNPEDGAEAALASAARVRTADHLIAVCAGLQGQGELDEGRPVEAEPDRYPDLADVRGQHQARRALEIAAAGGHHLLMVGPPGSGKSMLAARIPGILPPMSEAEALETAAIHSLRDTGHLQRDWRARPFRSPHHTASGVALVGGGSTPRPGEISLAHHGVLFLDELTEFQRSVLDVLREPLETGTIHIARAARQAEFPARFQLVAAMNPCPQGFDCDLGARCQCSPEQMARHRRRLSAPLLDRIDLAIEVPRIPPPELASHGEPGEDSRTVAQRVALAQERQRQRQGSLNRELAGQMLDQHATLEAGDRALLDRAAERFRLSARAYHRILRLARTIADLEPSDPITTGHLTEALSYRALDHWRTQ, via the coding sequence ATGCCCATTGCCATCAGCCATGCCCGTGCGGTCGCCGGGATCCAGGCACCGCTGGTCACCATCGAGACTCACCTGGCCAACGGCCTGCCGTCATTCCAGATTGTCGGCCTGCCGGAGGCGGCCGTGCGCGAGAGCCGCGACCGCGTCCGCGCGGCCATCCAGACCAGCGGCTTCGACTTTCCCCGCCGCCGCATCACCGTCAACCTGGCCCCGGCCGACCTGCCGAAGGATGGCGGGCGTTTCGACCTCGGCATCGCATTGGGCATCCTCGCCGCCAGCCAGCAGATCCCGGGCAGCGCCCTCGAAGGGCGCGAGTTTCTGGGCGAACTGGGACTGGACGGGACCCTGCGACCGGTCGGCGGGACGCTGGCCGCCGCACTGGCAGCCGCTAATGAGGCGCGCGAGCTGATCGTGAACCCCGAGGACGGGGCCGAGGCGGCACTGGCCAGCGCCGCGCGGGTGCGCACCGCCGACCACCTGATCGCGGTCTGCGCCGGGCTGCAGGGTCAAGGGGAGCTGGACGAGGGCCGACCCGTCGAAGCGGAACCGGATCGCTACCCCGACCTGGCCGATGTGCGCGGTCAGCACCAGGCACGTCGCGCACTGGAGATCGCGGCCGCGGGTGGCCACCACCTGTTAATGGTCGGCCCGCCCGGCAGCGGCAAGTCCATGCTGGCCGCACGCATACCGGGCATCCTGCCACCGATGTCCGAGGCGGAAGCACTGGAGACCGCCGCGATCCACAGTCTGCGCGACACCGGCCACCTGCAGCGCGACTGGCGCGCCCGACCGTTCCGCTCGCCCCACCACACGGCCTCGGGGGTCGCACTGGTCGGTGGTGGCTCCACACCACGCCCGGGCGAGATCTCGCTGGCGCATCACGGCGTGCTGTTTCTGGACGAGCTGACCGAATTCCAGCGCAGTGTGCTCGATGTCCTGCGCGAGCCGCTTGAGACCGGGACGATTCATATCGCCCGAGCCGCCCGGCAGGCCGAGTTTCCCGCCCGGTTCCAGCTGGTAGCGGCGATGAACCCCTGTCCACAGGGCTTCGACTGCGACCTCGGGGCGCGCTGCCAGTGCTCCCCGGAACAGATGGCGCGCCACCGGCGACGCCTGTCCGCGCCGCTACTGGACCGCATCGACCTGGCGATCGAGGTCCCGCGCATCCCGCCGCCCGAACTGGCCTCGCATGGCGAACCCGGCGAAGACTCCAGGACCGTCGCGCAACGCGTCGCCCTGGCGCAGGAACGCCAACGGCAACGCCAGGGCTCCCTCAATCGCGAACTGGCGGGCCAGATGCTGGACCAGCACGCCACCCTGGAGGCAGGCGATCGCGCCCTGCTGGACCGCGCTGCGGAGCGCTTTCGCCTGTCGGCACGCGCCTACCACCGCATCCTGCGCCTCGCGCGGACGATCGCCGACCTCGAACCCAGCGACCCGATCACGACCGGTCACCTGACCGAGGCGCTCAGCTATCGCGCGCTGGATCACTGGCGCACCCAGTAA
- a CDS encoding accessory factor UbiK family protein → MIDPKRFDDLARRITESLPESVRHMQEDVQRQVRSSLQHGFERMDLVTREDFDVQVALLERTRERLAELEARVEALEAERKTAE, encoded by the coding sequence ATGATCGACCCCAAACGCTTTGACGATCTCGCGCGCCGGATCACCGAGAGCCTGCCAGAGTCGGTGCGCCATATGCAGGAGGATGTCCAGCGTCAGGTCCGCTCGTCGCTGCAGCACGGCTTCGAGCGCATGGACCTGGTCACCCGCGAGGACTTCGACGTCCAGGTTGCGCTGCTGGAACGCACCCGCGAACGCCTGGCCGAGTTGGAAGCCCGCGTGGAGGCCCTCGAGGCCGAACGCAAGACCGCGGAGTAA
- a CDS encoding pteridine reductase, producing the protein MVLVTGSARRVGATIVRWLHGEGLRVLIHYRGSRDDAAALADSLNARREDSARILQADLLNLNDIQRLAREAEEAWGRLDYLVNNASTFYATPVGAIDTQAWDDLVGSNLKAPTFLTQACAPALARTRGAVVNIVDIHALRPLKGYPVYSAAKAGLWALTQAYARELGPDVRVNGVAPGAILSPEDPNNAGTHEAMVERTALKREGHPDDIARTVRFLLLDAPYITGQVIPVDGGRSASQ; encoded by the coding sequence GTGGTGCTGGTCACTGGATCCGCGCGCCGGGTCGGCGCGACCATCGTGCGCTGGCTGCACGGCGAGGGCCTGCGCGTGCTCATTCACTATCGAGGGTCGCGCGACGACGCTGCCGCCCTGGCCGACTCGCTGAATGCCCGGCGCGAGGACAGCGCGCGCATCCTGCAAGCCGACCTGCTGAACCTGAACGACATCCAGCGCCTGGCACGCGAGGCGGAAGAGGCCTGGGGGCGGCTGGATTACCTGGTCAACAATGCCTCGACCTTCTACGCGACCCCGGTCGGCGCGATCGATACGCAGGCATGGGATGACCTGGTCGGGTCCAACCTGAAGGCCCCCACATTTCTGACCCAGGCCTGTGCGCCGGCGCTCGCGCGCACCCGGGGCGCAGTGGTCAACATCGTGGACATTCATGCCCTGCGCCCGCTGAAGGGTTACCCCGTGTATTCCGCGGCGAAGGCGGGACTCTGGGCCCTGACCCAGGCCTATGCCCGCGAACTGGGCCCGGACGTGCGTGTTAACGGCGTCGCACCCGGCGCAATCCTCTCGCCCGAGGATCCGAACAATGCCGGGACGCACGAAGCGATGGTCGAGCGCACCGCCCTCAAACGCGAGGGCCACCCCGACGACATCGCCCGTACGGTACGCTTTCTGCTGCTGGATGCGCCCTACATCACCGGACAGGTGATCCCGGTGGATGGCGGGCGCTCCGCCTCGCAGTAA
- a CDS encoding class I SAM-dependent methyltransferase: MHDSLQQSIAAHGGFLPFVDYMHQALYAPGLGYYVNGARKLGAGGDFVTAPELSSLFGETLASWLAPLLRDELAGGGQLLEFGAGSGRLAGDVLVTLRELGVGWQCYKIIEVSPDLRAVQQEHLAERLEPEEYARVEWLDALPEEPIRGVVLANEVLDALPVELFRWREGQPWQMGVTVDGDGRLVLAEQSAPEPLADVVRELQAVHGPWPDGYTSEWRPAQAAWVASVAACLEQGVALLVDYGFPRAAYYAAERHQGTLVGYYRQQMMLDPLAQPGLMDLTASVDFTAVAEAADAAGLDVLGYAAQGEFLLGAGLAQRFEARVGSGEDARKTMQAAQAVRMLTLPGEMGERFQVMTLGRACTALDFTAIPDRRGRL; the protein is encoded by the coding sequence ATGCACGACTCCCTGCAACAGAGTATCGCCGCGCACGGCGGGTTCCTCCCGTTTGTCGATTACATGCACCAGGCGCTGTATGCGCCGGGGCTCGGCTATTACGTGAACGGGGCGCGCAAGTTGGGCGCGGGCGGTGATTTCGTGACCGCGCCGGAGCTGTCCTCGCTCTTCGGCGAGACCCTGGCCAGCTGGCTGGCCCCGCTGCTGCGCGACGAACTGGCGGGCGGCGGGCAGTTGCTGGAGTTTGGCGCGGGCAGCGGCCGGCTGGCCGGCGATGTGCTTGTGACGCTGCGCGAGCTGGGCGTGGGCTGGCAGTGCTACAAGATCATCGAGGTCAGCCCGGACCTGCGGGCCGTGCAGCAGGAGCACCTGGCGGAACGCCTGGAGCCGGAGGAGTACGCCCGGGTGGAATGGCTCGATGCCCTGCCCGAGGAGCCGATCCGGGGTGTGGTACTGGCGAACGAGGTGCTCGACGCACTGCCGGTGGAGCTCTTTCGCTGGCGCGAGGGCCAGCCCTGGCAGATGGGTGTCACAGTGGATGGCGACGGCAGGCTGGTGCTGGCGGAGCAGTCGGCCCCCGAGCCACTGGCGGACGTCGTGCGCGAGCTGCAGGCGGTGCATGGCCCCTGGCCCGACGGATACACCTCCGAGTGGCGTCCGGCTCAGGCGGCCTGGGTTGCGAGCGTGGCCGCTTGTCTGGAGCAGGGTGTAGCGTTGCTGGTCGACTACGGGTTTCCGCGGGCCGCGTATTACGCCGCGGAGCGCCACCAGGGCACGCTGGTTGGCTATTACCGTCAGCAGATGATGCTGGACCCCCTGGCGCAGCCCGGGCTGATGGACCTGACGGCCAGCGTCGATTTCACTGCGGTGGCCGAGGCCGCGGATGCGGCGGGGCTCGATGTGCTCGGTTATGCCGCGCAGGGCGAGTTCCTGCTGGGTGCGGGCCTGGCGCAGCGCTTCGAGGCGCGCGTCGGCAGTGGCGAGGATGCCCGCAAGACCATGCAGGCCGCCCAGGCCGTGCGCATGCTGACCCTGCCCGGAGAGATGGGCGAGCGTTTTCAGGTGATGACCCTGGGTCGCGCCTGTACCGCGCTCGATTTCACCGCGATCCCCGATCGGCGCGGCCGCCTGTGA
- the tsaD gene encoding tRNA (adenosine(37)-N6)-threonylcarbamoyltransferase complex transferase subunit TsaD — MKVLGIETSCDETGVALIDDQRGLLAHRLYSQTDLHAVYGGVVPELASRDHIRRLLPLLRAVLDEAGVKGPELDAIAYTGGPGLLGALLTGASVARSLAWGWGVPAMPVHHLEGHLLAPFLEDAGLDFPFLVLLVSGGHTQLIHARSLGDYELLGESIDDAAGEAFDKTAKLLGLGYPGGPALSRLAEQGASDALRLPRPMLDRPGLDMSFSGLKTAVLTALNKQEYRPQDVARAFEEAVSETLVEKTRRALEQSQAPALVVAGGVAANTRLRAGLQAMAAQQGVPVYFPRIEFCTDNGAMIALAGLRRLQAGWTPDDQAPAITARARWPLAELSA; from the coding sequence ATGAAAGTCCTGGGTATCGAGACCTCCTGCGACGAGACGGGCGTGGCGCTGATCGATGATCAGCGCGGCCTGCTCGCGCACCGGCTGTACAGCCAGACTGACCTGCACGCGGTCTACGGCGGCGTGGTACCGGAGCTCGCTTCGCGCGATCACATCCGGCGCCTGCTGCCGCTGCTGCGGGCGGTGCTGGACGAGGCGGGCGTGAAGGGCCCCGAGCTGGATGCGATCGCCTATACCGGCGGGCCGGGCCTGCTTGGGGCCCTACTGACGGGGGCCTCGGTCGCGCGTTCGCTCGCCTGGGGCTGGGGCGTGCCGGCGATGCCGGTACATCACCTCGAAGGCCATCTGCTGGCCCCGTTCCTGGAAGACGCCGGGCTCGATTTCCCGTTCCTGGTGCTGCTGGTCTCGGGCGGGCACACGCAGCTGATCCACGCCCGATCTCTGGGCGACTACGAACTGCTGGGCGAGAGCATCGACGACGCCGCTGGCGAGGCCTTCGACAAGACCGCCAAGCTGCTGGGGCTGGGCTATCCCGGAGGTCCCGCCCTGTCGCGCCTGGCCGAGCAGGGGGCGAGCGATGCCCTGCGCCTGCCGCGCCCGATGCTCGACCGGCCGGGGCTGGACATGAGCTTTTCCGGCCTGAAGACGGCCGTGCTGACTGCCCTGAACAAGCAGGAATACCGCCCGCAGGATGTCGCGCGCGCGTTCGAGGAGGCGGTCAGCGAGACCCTGGTGGAGAAGACCCGGAGGGCGCTGGAGCAGAGTCAGGCCCCGGCGCTGGTGGTCGCCGGTGGGGTGGCCGCGAATACCCGGCTGCGCGCGGGACTGCAGGCGATGGCCGCGCAGCAGGGGGTGCCGGTGTATTTTCCGCGGATCGAGTTCTGTACGGACAACGGGGCGATGATCGCGCTCGCCGGGCTGCGCCGCCTGCAGGCGGGCTGGACCCCCGACGACCAGGCCCCGGCGATCACGGCGCGTGCCCGCTGGCCGTTGGCGGAGCTCTCCGCCTGA
- the plsY gene encoding glycerol-3-phosphate 1-O-acyltransferase PlsY, giving the protein MDIVLGIVIAYLLGSLSTAIVVSKLLRLPDPRHTGSGNPGATNVLRYGGKKAAIITLIGDVGKGWLPVFVAAQLGIFPTWALGLIGLAAFLGHVFPVYYRFGGGKGVATALGVLLALNPLVGGLTLLTWLVVAAIWRYSSLSALVAATLAPVYFVFLEPDFWVALIVAGMAVVLFIRHDTNIRRLMRGEEGKIGYKKDEAEAEEPPRD; this is encoded by the coding sequence ATGGACATCGTACTGGGCATTGTCATCGCGTATCTGCTGGGATCGCTTTCCACGGCCATCGTCGTGAGCAAATTGCTGCGGCTACCGGACCCGCGTCACACGGGCTCGGGCAACCCCGGTGCGACCAACGTACTGCGCTACGGCGGCAAGAAGGCGGCCATCATCACGTTGATCGGGGATGTCGGCAAGGGCTGGCTGCCGGTGTTCGTCGCCGCCCAGCTCGGCATCTTCCCGACCTGGGCGCTTGGCCTGATCGGCCTGGCCGCCTTCCTCGGACACGTGTTTCCCGTGTACTACCGCTTTGGTGGGGGCAAGGGCGTGGCCACGGCCCTGGGCGTGCTACTGGCGCTCAACCCGCTGGTCGGCGGGCTCACGCTGCTGACCTGGCTCGTGGTCGCCGCGATCTGGCGCTACTCCTCCCTGTCGGCCCTGGTCGCGGCGACCCTGGCACCCGTCTATTTCGTGTTCCTGGAGCCGGACTTCTGGGTCGCGCTGATCGTGGCGGGCATGGCCGTGGTGCTGTTCATCCGCCACGACACCAACATCCGCCGCCTGATGCGCGGCGAGGAAGGCAAGATCGGCTACAAGAAGGACGAAGCCGAAGCGGAAGAGCCGCCCCGAGACTAG
- a CDS encoding alpha/beta fold hydrolase: protein MTRPTLVLLHGWGFSPAVWAPLRAALPGFEIHAPALPGHGELAGGEALGDPVATCEAIRAQLPRPLSRPIWLGWSLGGLVALELARQMPDTRGLILLNSTPRFAAAPDWGHALPAAELADFQLALEGPRRRLHRRLAMLCARGSPEAASLAADLTSELEGTPATDQGLAAGLACLMGRDQRACWQSSPVPVAACLAEGDALVPSTVADGLRGLRPDARLAVRPGGHAQWWQDPAPVAAFINEFVAALE, encoded by the coding sequence ATGACGCGCCCGACCCTTGTGCTGCTGCACGGCTGGGGGTTCTCCCCGGCAGTCTGGGCGCCTTTGCGTGCCGCGCTGCCCGGGTTCGAGATCCACGCGCCGGCCCTGCCGGGGCACGGGGAACTCGCTGGTGGAGAGGCCCTGGGCGATCCTGTGGCTACCTGCGAGGCCATCCGGGCTCAGCTGCCGCGCCCGCTGTCGCGCCCCATCTGGCTGGGCTGGTCGCTCGGCGGGCTGGTTGCGCTGGAGCTGGCGCGCCAGATGCCGGATACCCGGGGGCTGATCCTGCTCAACTCTACGCCGCGTTTTGCAGCGGCCCCGGACTGGGGCCATGCGCTGCCGGCCGCGGAGCTTGCGGACTTTCAGTTGGCCCTCGAGGGGCCCCGGCGGCGACTGCACCGGCGACTGGCCATGCTCTGCGCCAGGGGCTCGCCGGAAGCGGCCTCGCTGGCCGCCGACCTGACGAGCGAGCTGGAGGGTACCCCGGCGACCGATCAGGGCCTTGCGGCCGGGCTGGCCTGCCTGATGGGCCGTGACCAGCGCGCCTGCTGGCAATCCAGTCCGGTGCCGGTCGCGGCCTGCCTCGCCGAGGGGGACGCGCTGGTGCCGTCCACCGTGGCGGACGGCCTGCGCGGCCTGCGCCCGGACGCCCGACTGGCCGTGCGGCCCGGGGGGCATGCGCAGTGGTGGCAGGACCCGGCGCCCGTGGCGGCCTTCATAAACGAGTTTGTAGCGGCACTGGAGTGA
- the bioC gene encoding malonyl-ACP O-methyltransferase BioC, whose translation MTEADEYALDKARVREAFGRAAAGYEAHAVLQREVQGRLLERLDLVKLQPVRVLDLGCGTGEALDLLARRYRKAELTGVDFAPGMVAAVQRRGRWWRRPLAVCADIEALPLPEAHYDLAISSAALQWCASLDQTFAEVRRVLAPGALWTFSTFGPDTLRELRAAFAEVDGGGAQHVNAFVDMHDIGDALVRAGFADPVMDQETLTLTYGDFQTLLRDLRGVGVRNALAGRGRGLLGPRRLQAVAEAYARAFAVEDRLPATWEIVYGHAWVPEAPPPSKPQGRVIPVRPVS comes from the coding sequence ATGACGGAGGCAGATGAATACGCACTCGACAAGGCGCGCGTACGCGAGGCCTTCGGGCGGGCGGCCGCGGGCTACGAGGCCCATGCGGTGCTGCAGCGCGAGGTCCAGGGGCGGCTGCTCGAGCGACTCGATCTGGTCAAGCTCCAACCGGTCCGCGTGCTGGATCTGGGCTGCGGCACCGGGGAGGCGCTGGATCTCCTGGCGCGGCGCTACCGCAAGGCCGAACTGACCGGTGTCGACTTTGCCCCGGGGATGGTCGCGGCGGTGCAGCGCCGCGGCCGCTGGTGGCGACGGCCGCTGGCCGTGTGTGCGGACATCGAGGCACTGCCCCTGCCGGAGGCGCACTACGATCTGGCGATCTCCAGTGCGGCGTTGCAGTGGTGTGCCAGCCTCGATCAGACCTTTGCCGAGGTGCGGCGTGTGCTGGCCCCGGGGGCGCTGTGGACCTTTTCCACCTTCGGCCCGGATACCCTGCGTGAGCTGCGCGCGGCCTTTGCCGAGGTCGACGGCGGGGGCGCGCAACACGTGAATGCCTTTGTCGATATGCATGACATCGGTGATGCCCTGGTGCGCGCGGGGTTCGCCGATCCGGTGATGGATCAGGAGACCCTGACGCTCACCTACGGCGATTTCCAGACCCTGCTGCGGGATCTGCGCGGGGTGGGGGTGCGCAATGCGCTGGCCGGGCGTGGGCGCGGACTGCTGGGCCCGCGCCGGTTGCAGGCCGTGGCCGAGGCCTATGCGCGGGCGTTTGCGGTCGAGGATCGACTGCCGGCGACTTGGGAGATTGTGTATGGCCATGCCTGGGTGCCGGAGGCCCCGCCGCCCTCGAAGCCGCAAGGCCGGGTGATCCCGGTTCGGCCGGTCTCTTGA
- the ccoN gene encoding cytochrome-c oxidase, cbb3-type subunit I produces the protein MSQAATTAGSVPATSVASTEQYNYAIVKRFAIAAVLWGVFGMAAGVWIASQLAFPFLNFDIAQITFGRFRPVHTTAVIFGFGGNALFATSYYVVQRTCQTRLYGDSLASFTFYGWNLALILGVITYTMGITQGREYAEFNWQIDIIILVVWVAYFWIYLQTLLRRNQPHIYVANWFFMSFILATALLHIFNNLEVPVGIFHTDSYPLFSGVQDAMRQWWYGHNAVGFFLTAAFLGMMYYFVPKQAGRPIYSYKLSIIHFWALVFLYMWVGAHHLHWTALPDWVSTLAATFSILLLLPSWGGMINGIMTLSGAWDKLRTDPIMLFLITALSFYGMSTFEGPMMSLKSVNALSHYTDWTVGHVHSGALGWVAMITFGSLYHLIPRLWGVNLYSLKLVYVHFFLATIGIVLYITAMWVAGIGQGLMLRAFDQYGNLAYTFTESVVFLHRPYVVRAIGGGFFLAGMLIMAWNIAMTVRMGIKSEAREREEARAAEARTA, from the coding sequence ATGTCGCAAGCAGCCACTACGGCGGGTTCCGTACCCGCAACGTCAGTCGCTTCAACCGAGCAGTACAACTACGCGATCGTCAAGCGTTTCGCGATTGCCGCCGTCCTCTGGGGCGTGTTTGGCATGGCGGCCGGGGTCTGGATTGCCTCGCAGCTCGCATTTCCGTTCCTGAACTTCGATATCGCCCAGATCACCTTTGGCCGATTCCGTCCGGTACATACCACGGCGGTCATCTTTGGTTTCGGTGGTAACGCCCTGTTTGCGACGTCCTACTATGTCGTCCAGCGCACCTGTCAGACACGGCTGTATGGTGATTCGCTGGCGAGCTTCACCTTCTACGGGTGGAACCTGGCGCTGATCCTCGGCGTGATCACCTACACCATGGGGATCACCCAGGGTCGCGAATACGCCGAGTTCAACTGGCAGATCGACATCATCATCCTGGTCGTGTGGGTGGCCTACTTCTGGATCTACCTGCAGACCCTGCTGCGTCGGAACCAGCCGCATATCTATGTGGCGAACTGGTTCTTCATGTCGTTCATTCTGGCGACAGCCTTGCTGCACATCTTCAACAACCTCGAGGTGCCGGTCGGCATCTTCCACACCGATTCCTACCCGCTGTTCTCCGGCGTGCAGGACGCGATGCGTCAGTGGTGGTACGGCCATAACGCGGTGGGCTTCTTCCTGACCGCGGCCTTCCTCGGGATGATGTACTACTTTGTGCCCAAGCAGGCCGGTCGACCGATCTACTCGTACAAGCTGTCGATCATCCACTTCTGGGCGCTGGTGTTCCTGTACATGTGGGTGGGGGCGCACCACCTGCACTGGACCGCCCTGCCGGACTGGGTCTCCACCCTGGCGGCGACCTTCTCCATCCTGCTGCTGCTGCCCTCCTGGGGTGGCATGATCAACGGCATCATGACCCTGTCGGGGGCCTGGGATAAGCTGCGCACCGACCCGATCATGCTGTTCCTGATCACGGCGCTGTCGTTCTACGGCATGTCGACCTTCGAAGGTCCGATGATGTCGCTGAAGAGCGTGAACGCGCTGTCGCACTACACCGACTGGACCGTCGGCCACGTGCACTCCGGTGCGCTGGGCTGGGTGGCGATGATCACCTTCGGTTCGCTGTACCACCTGATCCCGCGTCTGTGGGGCGTCAACCTGTACAGCCTCAAGCTCGTATACGTGCACTTCTTCCTGGCGACCATCGGGATCGTGCTGTACATCACCGCGATGTGGGTGGCCGGTATCGGTCAGGGCCTGATGCTGCGTGCCTTCGACCAGTACGGGAACCTCGCCTACACCTTCACCGAGTCGGTGGTGTTCCTGCATCGTCCGTATGTGGTGCGTGCCATTGGTGGCGGGTTCTTCCTCGCCGGCATGCTGATCATGGCCTGGAACATCGCCATGACCGTCCGCATGGGCATCAAGTCCGAAGCTCGCGAGCGTGAAGAAGCCCGCGCGGCCGAAGCCCGCACGGCCTGA
- the ccoO gene encoding cytochrome-c oxidase, cbb3-type subunit II, which yields MKHESVETNAGLLIILTLAVISVGGLVEIVPLFYIDDTIEEVDGVRPYTPLEQRGRDIFVREGCYTCHSQMVRPFRDEMLRYGHYSLAAESKYDHPFQWGSKRTGPDLARVGGKYSNEWQVQHLIDPQSLVPESIMPGYPWLATTPLDYSDIAARMRALKRVGVPYSITEEEYEANVEKFGEQHARMFDINNAEEMLIEQAQAENFDGDSSFISEMDAMVAYLQVLGTMVDFSEYDDGHFAEFR from the coding sequence ATGAAGCACGAAAGCGTTGAAACCAATGCCGGCCTGCTGATCATCCTGACGCTCGCGGTGATCAGTGTGGGCGGCCTGGTCGAGATCGTCCCGCTGTTCTACATCGACGACACGATCGAAGAAGTAGACGGCGTGCGCCCGTACACCCCGCTGGAGCAGCGCGGGCGGGACATCTTTGTCCGCGAGGGCTGCTACACCTGCCATTCGCAGATGGTGCGCCCGTTCCGTGACGAGATGCTGCGTTACGGCCACTACTCGCTGGCAGCGGAGTCCAAGTACGACCATCCGTTCCAGTGGGGCTCCAAGCGTACCGGGCCTGACCTGGCGCGCGTTGGTGGCAAGTACTCCAATGAATGGCAGGTCCAGCATCTGATTGACCCGCAGTCGCTGGTGCCCGAGTCGATCATGCCCGGTTATCCGTGGCTGGCGACCACGCCGCTGGACTACTCCGATATCGCGGCGCGTATGCGTGCCCTGAAGCGAGTCGGCGTGCCGTACTCGATCACCGAGGAAGAGTACGAGGCCAATGTCGAGAAGTTCGGCGAACAACACGCCCGGATGTTCGACATCAACAACGCCGAAGAGATGCTGATCGAGCAGGCGCAGGCCGAGAACTTTGACGGCGACTCCTCGTTCATCTCCGAGATGGATGCCATGGTGGCCTACCTGCAGGTGCTCGGCACCATGGTGGACTTCAGCGAATACGACGACGGCCACTTCGCCGAATTCCGTTAG
- a CDS encoding cbb3-type cytochrome c oxidase subunit 3: MAAAWEWITDLGNSKMFALVLFMSTFIGIVIYLFAKPSRARKFETYRYIPLEEDDSHLEPTARRDKTESEKQ; the protein is encoded by the coding sequence ATGGCAGCAGCCTGGGAATGGATCACGGATCTCGGCAACAGCAAGATGTTTGCGCTGGTGCTGTTCATGAGCACGTTCATCGGGATCGTGATTTACCTGTTCGCCAAGCCGAGCCGGGCCAGGAAGTTCGAGACGTATCGCTACATTCCTCTGGAAGAAGATGATTCGCACCTGGAGCCCACGGCCCGGCGCGACAAAACCGAGAGCGAAAAGCAATGA